ACTTTAAGTTATTAAAAAAGATAAAATCTTGGTCATTACGCACTTTGCCAGACTCATCTACCAAGAAGCCAATAGCATCTAAGTCGAAATCTTGACCGTCAGTAGCGCGGGGATCCCAACCAAGACCAACGGTAATGTTGGTTAAGCCTGGTGCTTCTTTTGATAAGTTTACGTTGCCGCCTTTTGTTAAGCTGATAGCCATGTAAATGTCCTTTGGTTTATTAATTAAAAGTCTAGTAATTGAATTAATTTTTTGATTATAAAGTGTACTCAAAATAATACAGCATAGTAACTATTAGGGCGCTAGTTACTTATAATGCTACCCGTGAGCTATATGCTGCATCTCATTACGTTTTACTATACTAAGCGAATGAGCACTAAGCAAGACGAATTTTGTCTGTTTACTAAGCAACACAATAACCCTGCACAGCTGATAGCTTTTTAACATCCGGAGTATAATAGGCAAGGTATTGTTATTAAAAATATAAGCGGATTAATATTCAGAAAGATGACGAAAAAGTAGGCAGTCAAAAAACAAAACAGGTTATACCAAATGCTTGATATAACCTGTGATAAAAATACAACTTTAAAGCAGAGTGGTATTAATTAAAATTTTTACTATATTTACTCATTATCTACTCAACAACTTTTTGTGCTTCTATTTTGCGATGCTTGAGCGATGCCAGTAATGCCCAACCAATAAAGGCGATACCGATAAGACCAGTAACCAATTCTGGTACATGAAATTTCATCGATAACAGCATGATAAGAGCAAGCGCACCGATAGCGTAATGTGCGCCATGCTCAAGATAGATGAACTCATCAAGCGTACCTTTTTCTACCAAAAAGATAGTCATTGAACGTACGAACATCGCACCAATTGCCAAGCCCAACATGATGATAATCACGTCATTAGTAATGGCAAATGCACCAATCACACCATCAAAGCTGAATGACGCATCAAGGACTTCAAGATATAAGAAGCCGGCAATACCGCCTTTCATAATAGCACTACCTGCGGCAGCACCAGCACCACTACTTTCGTTGCCTTCTTCCTCTTCTTCACCAAGGTCGCCTTCAAGCATACCTGACACGACTTGTACGCCTAGATAAATTAAAATACCCCAAACGCCTGCAATCAATACCGCAGGTGCTTGTGCGTCGTTTACCCATGTTAAAGATAACATCAGGATTGCAAGGGCAACAAAAACGCTCATTGCATTTACTTGCCCGAATTTGGCTAAGCGGCTCTCTAACCAGTCAAACCAATGCACTTCTTTTTCATCGAATAAAAAGTTTAAGAACACTAATAACAAGAACATACCACCAAAGGCTGAAATTTCAGCATGGTGTGCTAAGAGTTTTGCTGAATATTCTTCTGGATTGTATAAGGCTAAATTGACCACTTCCATCATACCGAGGTCAGCGGTAACCGCGACAATGACAATCGGGAATACCAAACGCATACCAAATACGGCAATCAAAATACCAACGGTTAAAAATATCATTTTCCAAAATTTGTCCCAATGCTTGAGCACTGAGGCATTGACCACCGCGTTATCAAATGATAACGAAATCTCCATGACGGCCAAAATAGCGGTAATTGACAGCGCGGATATCAGCCCGCCCATACCACTATGTGAATATCCCCACCACGCGGCCACCATCAATGCGATAGCCGTGAAAATGAAGTCTAAATAAAAATGTCTCATGACATATCCTGTCTGGTTACGTAAAGCTCAGGTCTATCTATTAAAGAGATAGACAATAAAAAAGCAGCTATCGCTAGCCACTTTTTGTGCATAATTTTAAATGAAACATAAAGCATTATTAAATATTTTGCTATAGCGAATTGTGGCTATTTTGCAACCAGTAGTGCTTTGCTTTTTAGGCACGATATAAATGCAAAGTACATTTTAGATATTAACACCGTATTGTTGACACATCGCTTGCAAGCCGCCTGAATAGCCTTGACCAACGGCGCGGAATTTCCACTCGCCGTTATGGCGATAAACTTCACCAAATACCATGGCTGTTTCTACTGAATAGTCTTCTGCTAAGTCAAAACGCACCACTTCAACGCCCGTTTCTTCATTAACAACGCGGATAAAGGCATTCGCAACTTGACCGAAGTTTTGGCTACGGGCAGCAGCATCATGAATGGTCACAGTGACGACGATTTTATCAATATCAGCCGGCACTTGCGCTAGATTTACTTTAATGACTTCATCATCACCATCGCCTTCGCCCGTACGATTATCGCCCGTATGTTCAACCGCGCCATTGTCTGATTTAAGCTGATTATAGAAAATGAAATCGTGATCACCGCGTACTTTACCTGAAGTGCCGACTAAAAATATACTGGCATCCAAATCGAACTCGGCACCAGAAGTTGCGCGTTCATCCCAGCCAAGTCCAATAAGTAGCTTATTTAAGTTGGGGTCAGTTTTGGTTAGTGATAAGTTACCGCCTTTATTCAATGATAAAGCCATGATATATCCTTGTTATTAGAGTGAATTATTAGATTGAGTTATTAAAATAAAGTAAACGATGATATAAAACATGTTTACTCAGTAGCACTCTATCATAACAACAAAAAATGACCCAATCAAAGTCGATTGAGTCATTATTTTTTTAAATCCGTGATTACTTATCCATGCTTACTTAATTGACTAAAAAATAAACGCTGTCAAATTAAGTGCTTTTAGACTGTAGTCAATTTAACGGTGACGGATCTCAAAGCTTTGATGAATCGGTTTTTTAACATCAAAGTCAAAGCCAATAGTTTGCGCCGTGATATCAATAATGTTGTAGCGTTCAGTTAACTGCTCATCCAACTCAAAACGAGTAAAGTTGTTTGAGAAGTACAACACGCCATCAGCGGTTAAACGGTTCATCGCCCGATTGATGAGCGCCGTATGGTCACGCTGCACATCAAACGTTCCTTGGAATTTTTTCGAGTTTGAAAAAGTCGGTGGATCAATAAAGATAATATCAAATTGTTCCGTATTGTCTTTAATCCACTCAAAGATATCGGCGGCGACAAAATGATATTTATTACCACTAACATTAAGACCATTGAGCGCAAAGTTTTGTTTGCCCCAATCAAGATAGTTCTGTGACAAATCGACACTAGTAACTTTTTTAGCGCCTGCCAATGCCGCATGAACACTGGCGGTACAAGTATAAGCGAATAAATTTAGCACCGCTTTACCTTTACTATTGGCTTTGATACGCGCGCGCATATTACGGTGATCGATAAACAAACCAGTATCAAGATAGTCGGTAAAGTTCACGTAAAAATAAGCGCCATCTTCACGCGCCACATAGAATTTGCCGCGCTTTTCGGTATTGCCTTGCTTGCTATATTGGTCATTACCCGATTGACGAGCGCGGGTTTTAATAAAAATTTGCTCACGGTTAATACCAAACACTTCACGAATACCCATCAATGCCAAATTAAAGCGCTTTTTCGCAGTTTCAGGTGGAATCGTTTTTGGTGGCGCATATTCTTGTACGTGCACATAATCGCCATATAAGTCGATAGCCACTTTAAAATCGGGCAAATCGGCATTATAAACACGCAAATTACTGACATTGTCTTTACTGGCTTGTTTTTTTAGGCGACCCAGATTTTTTTGTAAGCGATTGATAAAATCTTGTCCTTCTTCAGACACAATTTCACGCTTCTCAAACTGGCTCATTAAATAACCGACTTTCCCAGCAATCAATGTGCCGTAACGGAAATAAACCGTGATTGCACCATTATGGCAGCGCAAGGTTTTTGGCTCTTTAATCGGCAAGATATCCACTTGTTCAACGTGTGACGCTAATATGCCAAGCATTGGCGTGATACCACTACCGGCAAAGCTGTCTTGCAAAATAAGCCCAATCGCTTGATATAGTGGTTTAATCATCTCTTCATCGCCCAACCGTTCACCATAAGGTGGATTGGTGATAATGAGCGGATTACTTAATCTGCCGTCATTCACCATTGGGAGTAAGCGATTATTAAGTTGGTCAAGAGCGCGGGTTTCAAGGTCGATAAGGGGTAATAAGTCATGGAGACCAGCAGCGATTAAGTTCTTTTCGGTGGCTAGAATAGCACCGCTGTCCGCATCAAACCCTAAAATAAGGGGCAGGGTATCGGGTTGCTCACAAGCAATCGCTAATGCTTCACGGAATCGCGTTTGTGCATCATCAATCATCGACAACCATAGCGTTTTATCATGATGTTGCCATTGATAAAAACCAAATTGATTAGCCGCTTTATCAATGCCAACCGCATAATCGCAATGCATCAGTAAGGCTTCAATAAGAAACGTTCCTGAACCACACATGGGGTCAATTAACGCATTGTAGTAAGGCGCATCACCTTCGGCACTTTTCTTATGCCAGCCCGCACTATAAAGTAGAGCAGCCGCTAGATTTTCTTTTAAAGGCGCATCTGTCATTGCTACACGGTAACCACGGCGATGCAAGCTAGTACCTGATAAATCTAGGTATAATTCTGCTTGTTTATCATTAACGGTAGCGAAAATAGAGAAATCTGGGTTTTTACTGTCGACGTTTGGACGGCTGTCATAAACTTCATTAAAAGTATCGGCAATCGCATCTTTAATACGCAGCATCGCAAACTGCTGGCTAACCGCGACGCGCTTATCAACAGACAGACGAATGGCAAAGGTTTGGTCGAGATTAAACTCTTTTGTCCAATCTGTCGATTTTGCCAAGCCATATAGCTGTTCAGCCACATCATATTCGGCATTGATATTTTTACGTTTAATCAGCATTAATACACGCGAGGCAACCCGCGACCATAAACAAATGGTATATAAATCACGTAGCGAACCGGTAACGTTCAGACGTCCGGTACTTTTAATTTCGCTCTCAATACCGAAGCTGGTCAGCTCCGTTTGTAGCTGTACTTCTAGCCCATCGGCACAGGTGATAATCAGGTCAAGCGATAATGCGGTCGATGTAGATAAAGCAGTGGGCGCGGTGTGTTCGGTCATACGGATACCTGTGTGGCTAAATGGACTAAGCGAAGCATAAATAAGAAAATCTGACCAGTAATTTTACCATAATTCAAAGCATAAGGTTTAGAGCTGATAACTTTTACTTAAAGCCAGTACTTGAAGCCGGTAGTTAAATCAGTTACTTGAGGCAGGCTTCAGTATCGATGGCTAGTCATTTTTACTAATCAGTGCGCTAGTGTCTGTAGCGGTTTCTGCTGCCTGTGTGTCAGCTGCTAATAACGGGTCAGTTGCGAGCGCAGTGGTGATAGGATAGTCATCATCTTTTGGTATTAGCAAGCGTATATGTGGATAGGGCGTGGTGATATTGGCGGCATCAAAAGCGCGTTTGATATTCTCTGTCAGACCTTCTTTTATTTTTGGCATCCTTGCAACCGCCGCTGGTTTGACCCAAAAGCGTACGATAAAAAAGATACCAGACTCGCCAATTTCTGCTACTGTCGCTGACGTTTCAGGACGACTTAATACCACATCCGTATCGCTGAGCACCTTTAATATCTCACTACGTGCCGCATCGATATCACCTTCTAAAGCAATACGTACCCGAATGTCAAAACGAATAAAATTCTTGGACGTTAAATTGGTCACTTCTGAAGAAGCAACAGTGGCATTTGGCACAATGACAGTAATATTGTCACGGGTTAAAATATGAGTGGTACGCAGTGATATAATCACCACCCGTCCCTCAACATTATTAATATTAATCCAGTCGCCCACCTGAAAGGCTTGATCAATTAAAATAGTAATCCCAGCAATAAAATTAGCTAGCGTTGATTGTGCTGCAAAGCCAACTGCTAAACCAACAATCCCCAAACCTGCCACTAACGATACAATATCAAAGCCAAATTGTGCCATTACGCTGGCAAGACCAAAGACTAAAATCAGTACCGTTAAAATATTTTTTAGTAATTGCTCGATAGAAGCATTCAGACCATAATGCTGAAGCACTTTATGGATAATCTGCCCAGAAGATGCCCAGAGTACATAGTAGATTCCTGCCCAAACACTGGCTTTTGCCATCGATTTAACGGTACTGGTATCAAAATAAATTTGGCTCATGATGGCAAGCATACTGGCGACTACCCATATATAACGCAGCACTGAGCGCACAATCTTAGTGCGCCGCTCGTTGAGGCGAATACGGGCGCTGTTGTGCTTGACCAAATAAATCGCCAGCCAATAAAAAAACCCCAATATCACAAGTAATATGAGGATTTTAATACTGGTACTGGTCAACTCTACAGCATGAGCCGTCCAGTCGCGAGATTCTTCCTCTAGTGTACCGCCGATAGCAAGATATAAACTGGAATGCAAGTCACGCGCAATCTCTTGAAAAAAATCAGTAATACCAGCGATTGCCATTGTCTTATCCATGGAGGTTTTGGTCAGTAAAGCTTATCTAAAAGTGTAACGGAGCACGTGATTAAAAGCTATCTTCCTCTATTCCTTGCTTTTGGTGGGGTATAGACATTTGCACTTGCACATCGCGTAGCGCAGTACGCAGACCTTCTAAAATAGTCGGATGGTAAAAAGGCGTATCAAGCACGTCTTTAATGCTCAAGTCATTGGTTATGGCAACCGCTAAAATATGAGCAACATATTCTGCATCTGGTCCAACCATGCTTGCGCCTAGAATTTTATCGGTCTGTTTGCAGCCATAAATATGTAATAGCCCACAATTAACGCCCATGACACGACTGCGCCCTTGATTATCAAAACTTACCTTACCAATGACATATTCTAACGCTGCTTCTTGAATCTCGGGCAACGACATACCGACAGTCATAATTTGCGGTTCACAAAACACAATGGATAATGGCACGGTAGGCGGACGAATATACGCGTTCTTATTATCTTCACAAACTGTGCTGCCTGCATTAAAACCTTCATCGCTAGCAATGTGAAGTAGGGGAAGATGTGCATTGGCATCCCCAATAATATAAACCTCCAAATTGCCAATTTGTCCGGTATTTATATCTAAATTTTGCGGGCGATTTTTATCGTCTAAGCTAACACCTAAGTTCTCAATGCCCAATTGGTCAATTGTATTTTGCCGTCCGGTCGCGACCAGTACATACTCGCCGCACCACTCATGTGCTTGTCCCTCACTGTCTATATAATTAATAAAGGCGGCTGGTTTTTCATTATTATTATCACTATTAGCCCCATACGTGCCAACGTCTTCAATCTGACTATTTAGCTGCATAGTCAGCTCAGCACCTAAGCAGTCAATCGCCTTTTGATTGATATCCTCGTCTTTGAGACCACCGACTTGATTAACACGGTTAAATAACGTAATTGCAACGCCCAATCGGCTAAAAGCTTGCGCTAGCTCTAAGCCGATTGCCCCTGCACCGATAACAGCCAAAGATTTAGGCAAATCTGTCAATTCAAAAATCGTGTCTGAAGTGAGCAATCTCTCACCAAGCTTATCAGTCCAACCGTCAGGAATAAAAGGCGTACTACCAGTCGCGATAATAATTTTATCGGCTTTAATACGCTCATTATTAACTTCGATAATACCCTCTTGGTTAATGCGAGCCCGCCCTGATATTTTTTCAACTTCAGACCAGCTCTCAACTTGTTGTTCAACAAAACTGGCAAAACGGTTGCGCTCTGACTGAACACGAGCCATGACTTGCTTACCGTCAATTTTTACCTCAGCAT
This genomic window from Psychrobacter urativorans contains:
- a CDS encoding DUF475 domain-containing protein, whose protein sequence is MRHFYLDFIFTAIALMVAAWWGYSHSGMGGLISALSITAILAVMEISLSFDNAVVNASVLKHWDKFWKMIFLTVGILIAVFGMRLVFPIVIVAVTADLGMMEVVNLALYNPEEYSAKLLAHHAEISAFGGMFLLLVFLNFLFDEKEVHWFDWLESRLAKFGQVNAMSVFVALAILMLSLTWVNDAQAPAVLIAGVWGILIYLGVQVVSGMLEGDLGEEEEEGNESSGAGAAAGSAIMKGGIAGFLYLEVLDASFSFDGVIGAFAITNDVIIIMLGLAIGAMFVRSMTIFLVEKGTLDEFIYLEHGAHYAIGALALIMLLSMKFHVPELVTGLIGIAFIGWALLASLKHRKIEAQKVVE
- a CDS encoding TerD family protein; this translates as MALSLNKGGNLSLTKTDPNLNKLLIGLGWDERATSGAEFDLDASIFLVGTSGKVRGDHDFIFYNQLKSDNGAVEHTGDNRTGEGDGDDEVIKVNLAQVPADIDKIVVTVTIHDAAARSQNFGQVANAFIRVVNEETGVEVVRFDLAEDYSVETAMVFGEVYRHNGEWKFRAVGQGYSGGLQAMCQQYGVNI
- the rlmKL gene encoding bifunctional 23S rRNA (guanine(2069)-N(7))-methyltransferase RlmK/23S rRNA (guanine(2445)-N(2))-methyltransferase RlmL is translated as MTEHTAPTALSTSTALSLDLIITCADGLEVQLQTELTSFGIESEIKSTGRLNVTGSLRDLYTICLWSRVASRVLMLIKRKNINAEYDVAEQLYGLAKSTDWTKEFNLDQTFAIRLSVDKRVAVSQQFAMLRIKDAIADTFNEVYDSRPNVDSKNPDFSIFATVNDKQAELYLDLSGTSLHRRGYRVAMTDAPLKENLAAALLYSAGWHKKSAEGDAPYYNALIDPMCGSGTFLIEALLMHCDYAVGIDKAANQFGFYQWQHHDKTLWLSMIDDAQTRFREALAIACEQPDTLPLILGFDADSGAILATEKNLIAAGLHDLLPLIDLETRALDQLNNRLLPMVNDGRLSNPLIITNPPYGERLGDEEMIKPLYQAIGLILQDSFAGSGITPMLGILASHVEQVDILPIKEPKTLRCHNGAITVYFRYGTLIAGKVGYLMSQFEKREIVSEEGQDFINRLQKNLGRLKKQASKDNVSNLRVYNADLPDFKVAIDLYGDYVHVQEYAPPKTIPPETAKKRFNLALMGIREVFGINREQIFIKTRARQSGNDQYSKQGNTEKRGKFYVAREDGAYFYVNFTDYLDTGLFIDHRNMRARIKANSKGKAVLNLFAYTCTASVHAALAGAKKVTSVDLSQNYLDWGKQNFALNGLNVSGNKYHFVAADIFEWIKDNTEQFDIIFIDPPTFSNSKKFQGTFDVQRDHTALINRAMNRLTADGVLYFSNNFTRFELDEQLTERYNIIDITAQTIGFDFDVKKPIHQSFEIRHR
- a CDS encoding mechanosensitive ion channel family protein, producing the protein MAIAGITDFFQEIARDLHSSLYLAIGGTLEEESRDWTAHAVELTSTSIKILILLVILGFFYWLAIYLVKHNSARIRLNERRTKIVRSVLRYIWVVASMLAIMSQIYFDTSTVKSMAKASVWAGIYYVLWASSGQIIHKVLQHYGLNASIEQLLKNILTVLILVFGLASVMAQFGFDIVSLVAGLGIVGLAVGFAAQSTLANFIAGITILIDQAFQVGDWININNVEGRVVIISLRTTHILTRDNITVIVPNATVASSEVTNLTSKNFIRFDIRVRIALEGDIDAARSEILKVLSDTDVVLSRPETSATVAEIGESGIFFIVRFWVKPAAVARMPKIKEGLTENIKRAFDAANITTPYPHIRLLIPKDDDYPITTALATDPLLAADTQAAETATDTSALISKND
- a CDS encoding dihydrolipoyl dehydrogenase, coding for MTTHTDSTSVPITRQVDVAIIGAGTAGQNAFRAARKSTKNIVIINAGFWTTTCATVGCMPSKLLIAAANRAHEAKDSVAFGIHAEVKIDGKQVMARVQSERNRFASFVEQQVESWSEVEKISGRARINQEGIIEVNNERIKADKIIIATGSTPFIPDGWTDKLGERLLTSDTIFELTDLPKSLAVIGAGAIGLELAQAFSRLGVAITLFNRVNQVGGLKDEDINQKAIDCLGAELTMQLNSQIEDVGTYGANSDNNNEKPAAFINYIDSEGQAHEWCGEYVLVATGRQNTIDQLGIENLGVSLDDKNRPQNLDINTGQIGNLEVYIIGDANAHLPLLHIASDEGFNAGSTVCEDNKNAYIRPPTVPLSIVFCEPQIMTVGMSLPEIQEAALEYVIGKVSFDNQGRSRVMGVNCGLLHIYGCKQTDKILGASMVGPDAEYVAHILAVAITNDLSIKDVLDTPFYHPTILEGLRTALRDVQVQMSIPHQKQGIEEDSF